From Ictidomys tridecemlineatus isolate mIctTri1 chromosome 2, mIctTri1.hap1, whole genome shotgun sequence, the proteins below share one genomic window:
- the LOC101971249 gene encoding uncharacterized protein LOC101971249 has protein sequence MEVLDEFDSEFPQSVTFCQLISEEDFERQAATYTERSLRRLFRTLDRNPALAERVVRKGKQTECEQRGLLSFIWAKFICAVQGELNQCNSMGTLEMHQRLEQLKRSIHRVHLYSQDAKKRKRKPKLKKPEPILLRDRSTSPCLPPTPLPPPATTMASVLAPSPPVYTMPRVFGPFSPLPSKSMEKLNISRSEVKLNWNGLSSNPKSHMVDLTPLVLNPGGFHFSYLAGNSAHKLHCPGFPWTSACSGSLNSDETPSPAVKASIFTPPVLLKFQPVPRPKDDSENDPGSAESVLHKRSP, from the exons ATGGAGGTCCTGGATGAGTTTGACAGTGAATTTCCCCAGAGTGTGACCTTTTGCCAGCTCATTTCGGAGGAGGACTTTGAGAGACAGGCAGCAACCTACACAGAACGCTCTCTGCGCCGCCTCTTCCGCACTCTTGACCGCAATCCAGCCCTGGCGGAGAGGGTCGTGCGCAAGGGCAAGCAGACCGAATGCGAGCAGCGCGGGCTCCTTTCCTTTATCTGG GCGAAGTTCATCTGTGCTGTCCAGGGAGAACTGAACCAGTGTAACAGCATGGGCACCCTAGAGATGCACCAGCGCCTGGAGCAGTTGAAAAGGAGCATCCATCGAGTGCACCTGTACTCCCAGG ATgccaagaagaggaaaaggaagcccAAACTGAAGAAACCAGAACCCATCCTCTTACGGGACCGGTCAACCTCCCCATGCCTGCCACCAACCCCGCTGCCACCACCTGCTACCACCATGGCCTCTGTACTGGCCCCATCACCCCCTGTATATACTATGCCCAGGGTCTTTGGCCCTTTCTCTCCGCTGCCCAGCAAGTCG ATGGAGAAATTGAACATTTCAAGGTCTGAAGTGAAATTAAACTGGAATGGCTTGTCCTCAAACCCAAAGAG CCACATGGTTGATCTGACCCCCTTGGTTCTCAATCCCGGAGGCTTCCATTTCTCATACTTGGCTGGAAACAGTGCGCATAAGCTTCACTGCCCTGGCTTCCCCTG GACCTCAGCTTGTAGTGGCTCTCTCAACAGTGATGAGACTCCATCCCCTGCTGTGAAGGCTTCCATCTTCACCCCGCCTGTCCTACTCAAGTTCCAGCCTGTTCCCAGACCCAAAGACGACTCAGAGAATGACCCTGGCAGTGCAGAGTCCGTGCTCCACAAGAGGAGTCCGTAA